A stretch of the Malus sylvestris chromosome 10, drMalSylv7.2, whole genome shotgun sequence genome encodes the following:
- the LOC126585843 gene encoding polygalacturonase, with the protein MALKTQLLWSFVVVFVVSFSTTSCSGSSFQEVNALHSYVDHVDDKESGYNSRAYPSYTDTIEGLKFMELIRPRTQLFSSRKLNTITGGIATSSAPAKTISVDDFGAKGNGADDTQAFVKAWKAACSSSGAMVLVVPRKNYLVRPIEFSGPCKSQLTLQIYGTIEASEDRSIYKDIDHWLIFDNVQNLLVVGPGTINGNGNIWWKNSCKIKPQPPCGTYAPTAVTFNRCNNLVVKNLNIQDAQQIHVIFQNCINVQASRLTVTAPEDSPNTDGIHVTNTQNITISSSVIGTGDDCISIVSGSQRVQATDITCGPGHGISIGSLGEDGSEDHVSGVFVNGAKLSGTSNGLRIKTWKGGSGSVTNIVFQNVQMNDVTNPIIIDQNYCDHKTKDCKQQKSAVQVKNVLYQNIRGTSASGDAITLNCSQSVPCQGIVLQSVQLQNGRAECNNVQPAYKGVVSPRC; encoded by the exons ATGGCTTTAAAAACACAGTTGTTGTGGtcatttgttgttgtttttgttgtttcctTCAGTACAACTTCATGTTCTGGTAGTAGTTTCCAGGAGGTCAACGCGCTTCATAGTTACGTTGACCATGTTGATGATAAAGAGTCCGGCTATAATTCTAGGGCTTATCCTTCATACACGGACACCATAGAAGGTTTAAAGTTCATGGAATTGATCAGGCCAAGAACTCAGCTCTTCAGTTCAAGGAAGCTCAACACAATCACCGGTGGGATAGCAACATCATCAGCTCCGGCCAAAACCATTAGCGTCGACGATTTTGGAGCTAAAGGGAATGGTGCTGATGACACACAG GCATTTGTGAAGGCATGGAAGGCAGCTTGTTCTTCCAGTGGAGCTATGGTTCTTGTGGTACCACGGAAGAACTATCTTGTTAGGCCGATTGAATTCTCAGGCCCATGCAAATCTCAACTTACACTGCAG ATTTATGGAACCATAGAAGCATCAGAAGACCGATCAATCTACAAAGACATAGACCACTGGCTCATCTTTGACAATGTCCAAAACTTGCTAGTTGTTGGTCCTGGAACCATCAATGGCAATGGAAACATCTGGTGGAAAAACTCATGCAAAATAAAACCTCAG CCCCCTTGCGGTACATACGCCCCCACG GCTGTGACCTTCAACAGGTGCAATAACTTGGTGGTGAAGAATCTGAATATCCAAGACGCACAACAAATCCATGTCATATTCCAAAACTGCATCAACGTTCAAGCTTCCCGTCTCACGGTAACTGCACCAGAGGACAGCCCTAATACGGACGGAATTCATGTGACAAATACCCAGAACATCACTATCTCGAGCTCGGTTATAGGAACAG GTGATGACTGTATTTCTATTGTGAGTGGGTCCCAAAGAGTTCAAGCCACAGACATTACTTGTGGACCAGGCCATGGAATCAG TATTGGTAGCTTGGGAGAAGACGGCTCAGAAGATCATGTTTCAGGAGTATTTGTGAATGGAGCTAAGCTTTCAGGAACCTCCAATGGACTCCGGATCAAGACGTGGAAGGGAGGCTCAGGCAGTGTAACCAACATTGTTTTCCAGAATGTGCAAATGAACGATGTCACCAACCCCATCATCATCGACCAGAACTACTGTGACCACAAAACCAAAGATTGCAAACAAcag AAATCGGCGGTTCAAGTGAAAAATGTGTTGTACCAAAACATAAGAGGAACGAGTGCTTCCGGTGACGCGATAACGTTGAACTGCAGCCAAAGTGTTCCTTGTCAGGGGATCGTGCTGCAAAGTGTTCAACTGCAGAATGGAAGAGCTGAATGCAACAATGTTCAGCCTGCTTACAAAGGAGTTGTCTCCCCTAGATGTTAA